ACACCAAGCAGCTGCTCTGTTCCCACCGCGCTTTCTTCTTCACGCTGCGTCTTCACCGGGAGAGCTCAGTCACCATGGTTTGCTCTCGAGGTAGCATCCACTCCTGCATGTCATGTGTTTGACCGATACGGCTGCGCTAATTCTCTAAAAATGTGGTGGCTGGGCATTTCCACCCCTCGCCTCGGTGAGGCTCACTAGCAGCAAGCAGTACCGTGCCGCAACTGAACAACCGTTCCATGGGTTGCAATTGGGGTGCACGACGCGTCACGTTTGACTGTAAAAACGCGCCTACAGCGAACAATCACTGTGCCTGAAACAACAGAAGGGTAGCGCTGCGCCACGGTCCAAAACGGCTTCACTCGCACTTCGGCAGAGTTGGATAGATGCCTGGCTAAGCTCTCTCCACCTCAATACACCTAAAAATAACGTCAATCCACATCACAACGCTCTCTGGAATTGCGATCATCTGGCATCTCATTGCTAGAGGGACTGGCAGTGCATCAAACTACCCTCACATCCTAGATTTCGAACGCTATGCTGACAGCAACAATCCAGCTGCGTTCTGCTGGAGTCGGCGCGCGTCCTGAGCCGACATCCCGATGCAAGGTCCAGGTGACGCCCTCCTTATGGGATTATCCCAGATCACACGCTGCAAACCACAGCTGTCCTGAGCCGACTACCTCCGAGAAAGACGTCCTAGAGAGCCTGAAGGTTAGTGGGCCAACTCCAAAGTTATGAAGCGCAAGCTAAGCTCTGAACAGTACGAATGGGAGAGACTTGAAGAGGACAAGCCCGCTCCAGAGACATCCGGACTAGGGAGGAGGAATGTCATTGCAGATCTTCTTGACTTTGAGATTTATAGATGCCCGTTGAAGGACCAAAAGCGCTCTTCGGAGCTAACGAGTCTACACCTGTTCGACGTCAAGGCCAAAAACCTTTCTTTCGATGGTTACGTTCGGTTAGGCCAAGTAGAACACTACGTTGAACGCATCCAGATCCAAGATCTTTCGATTGAGGGATACGGCTCACGAGAAGACCCTGACATCGTCGCATATATTCAAACCAGATTGGCCAGCATAGAAACCACTCACGATATCTGGCTACAGCTGAAACAACCTGCTTCTCGCTATAAAAGATTCCACGCCCCCTTCATGTGGGTCGCTACGTTGGGAAAGCATGCAATTGACTATATGGACGACCAAAAGAAAAACACAGTGGGATTAGAGAGCTTCAAGAACGATTTTCACTGTTGGCTTATACAACGGTTCGGGTCCAACAAGAAGTTCACAGAGTGGTTTGCAGCGTTCGGGAATGTAAGAGACTTCCGAGTTGCTTTGAATGCCTATGTGGATTTCTTCTATAACCAGGTTGTCAACCTAAGTACCTCAAAACATCTAATTAGCCACCCGGTGTGGAGCCACTGCAAGTGCAATAGAACCATGGCAATTGAGCGGCAACCGGACGTAGTCAAGGATACTCTCGCAACACCACATGTGTTCGAAAGTTTCAAACATGTGTACTTCGCTAGCAAGCTGAAACCGGCTTCTCCCTCTAAAGCGGTCAAGGAGATGCAGCATCTGAGAAAACAGATGCTAGGCTTTGCAGAGGATCGCACGGCGCAGACTTCGTCCGAGCACACTGTTACCGAATTTACGAGCGACTCCGGCGCGAGGGTGGGAGATGTGGTCTCATCATCCCGGACGAGGCTGATAAAGCCAATTGGCGAAAGTCTGGTTCTGAGTGGCTTGCCTATGTCCAAGGAATCGAATATCTTCGCAACGGTGCGCAGCGACTTCTGGTTCTATGGCTCTATCGCCCTTCCGACACTAACATGTGTCTCGCCAAATATCCTATTGCAAACGAGGTTTTTCTGTCGGACAACTGCAACTGCGGTGAGCGCGAGATACTTACGACAGATGTCTCACGAACACACAGTGTGGACTGGAACCCAAAATCTCTCAACACTGGAAAGGATCTCATCATCCGCCAAACGTACATCACACAAGATAGCGCATTTGTGACAGTCACCACCGATCACACCATGTGCCCTTGCCGTAAGCCGAAAGCGAGGTTTATGGATTGGCGTGCCGGCGATACGGTCTACATCACAGAGTATACCAACGGTCAACAGCGCCTTGAACCTGTCGTTATCTACAAGATCGACTACAACGCCGGTGAAATGAAAGCCCGTGTACTTTTGCGACTCGCACGAGACTGTTTGGGGCTGGCGCTCGAGGCCAGGCGGACTAGGGTTGCGCCTAATGAACTCGTCCTCACCGACAAGCTCAAAGTATTGCCTATAACACGAATCAAACGGGCTTGCCGCATACGATTTGTTCAACGGCACGATGTACTCAGTCATCAGGTACCTTCACCCTACGATCAACGAGGTGCTGGCGATCATTGGTTCATCAGCATGGGATTGCACTTTGAGGACGATGTTTGGCGGCTGAACTTTTTGGAAGCGCTACCAGCAGGTTTTCACGAGGCTCGGGAAGCACCACTGCCCTGCAAGAAGTTGAGGGGTCTCAGCTTGTTcagcggtggcggtggtctCGATCGAGGCCTTGAGGAAGGAGGTGCCGTGGAGTTCCAGACGTCAGTCGACTATGACCCTGCGGCGATCCATACGCAGCGAGCTAACTGTCATGACCCACAAAATATGCGACTATTTTGTGGATCTGTTGACGACTACCTCCAGAAGTTGCTGTCTGCGATTCAGTCAAACGATGTGGCTTGCGTTGGCAAAGTAGACTTGATTGCAGCAGGTTCCCCATGTCCGGGTACGCTAGCGACTCTCATTCCTACCAGCATCTGGTGAACGTCACTAACTAGAGCAGGCTTTTCTGCTCTGCAACAAAACATGTTAAGCCAGCAATCGCTTACGCATGCCTCACATGTCACCACGTTCTGCACGGCTGTAGATGTGTATCGCCCGTTATATGGCATTCTGGAGAACGTCATCAACATGGCGTCTACACGAACAGGATTCGAAGATCAGAACGTGCTTTCACAACTAGTGGCTTGCATGGTATCCATGGGCTACCAGGTCAATCAATTCATAATGGATAGCTGGAGCTACGGCAGCTGCCAGCGGCGATCAAGAATCGTACTGACAATCGCAGCACCAGGACTTCAGCAAATTCTACAGCCTCCCCATACTCACAGCCGTTCTTATGAAGAAACTGTCGCACGCAGTCTAGGCAGACTTCCGAACGGTGAGCGCTTTGGCGATCGGGAATACTACCCTACGCCTTTCCCGCACGTCTCTGCCGCAGAGCTCACATCCGACCTCCCTAACATCGGCAATGGGAACGTGCAGACTTGTGTTTTGTTTCCTGATCATCGTCTCTCCCGGCCGACAAATGGCAAAGATCGGGCGCTGTTGGAGTTCATACCGAGACAACCTCCAGGCTACGGCTACGCAGAAGCTATGCAGCTGGAGCTGGTACCACCACTCCTTCAGATGCGTAAGAAAGAGATGGGAAGAGCGTACCGACGCATTAAAGCAGATGGGCTCATACCGACGATCACAACGGATCTCAATATGCAAGATGCGCGGAACGGTGCTTCAGTGCATTGGTCTCAGCATCGTCCACTAAGCATCCAGGAGGTTCGACGTACGCAAGGGTACCCAGACCACGAGCCAATCATAGGATCACTCAACGAACAATGGAGAATTATTGGCAACGGAGTAGACCGGAAGGTATCGTTCTCTCTAGGGCTTACACTACGCGATACTCTGACCAAGTCCAAATGCATCACTGAGCCCGCCAATGGCTTAGAAAACGAAACTGAGCTTTTTGTAGATGTCGATCAAGTGCTGAAATATCGCTTAACAGAAGCGGCTCGGCCTTCAAACGTTAACACACTGCAAGAGACAAGCGTATCTTCCTCGGCGCCAGTATCGACAGATTCATTCTCATCAACGTGCGAAACAAAGCCGAGGTTTAATGTGTCGACGTTGCTTGACAAAGTCAATAATGAATCATCACAGGCTAGTCTACGTTTGACCTCACTGCAACGATTCATCGAAGTCAAAGAGCAAGTTGCACCAACAAGCTTTCGAAGATCCTCCCTATCAGCTTTGTCCACATCCATGCAGTCAGCACGACAATATCCATCGATCAAACGCCAAAGAGAAGACTGGGCAGAGAAACAAGAAGAGGGTCCCAAGCTAGCGGATAAGACTGCCGGCTCTTTTAAACGCGCAAAATTCGGAAGGCTGCAAAGGAGTGGCACATAGCCGAAGATCAGCACCAGCGAAGTTCGCGCCCGAGGCATTGCACAAAGAAGTCGGAACCTCTAGTAAAGCGGTCAAGCTGTTGTAGGTCTCCTGGGTAGCAGCAACACACCAGGTTCATTAGATCATTTTGTATGGGTGAGATAGTCCGATAAAGAAAATCGCAAGTTGAATTCAATGGGATGATTTCCTAGCTTGGTTAGCTCCACCATTAGCTGCTTCCCGATCTCGCTCTCATGCAGCGACCTCAAAATTCAATCAACAACCACAGCATTTTCGAACACTCGTTATCCAGGCAGATCATAAGACATGAGTTTCATCAATCTGACTGAAATCGAGTTGCCGGCGGCATTTGACGCCCATGTGCACTTACGTGACGGTGAAATGTCGCAGCTCGTTACCCCCACCATCCGCCAGGGAGGTGTGAATCAGGTGTATGTCATGGTAAGCTAGTTCTTCGCCACCAGGTCACTTCGTCGAGTTTAGTTCTTTCTCAGGCTTTCTCAAAAAATGTCATTTCTCTTATTGCGCAGACACTCTCGTCTCTCCTCTCAGTCGCGCAAGGATTGATTTGTTCCTTAGCCTAATCTTGTCCCGCCCGTCACATCGGTTCAAGCAGCTCTCGAGTATCGTGACCGCCTGCGAGCCATCGAGCCGAATGTTCACTATCTCATGTCCCTCTATTTGCACGAGGACATCACACCCGAGGTGATTCGCGAGGCCAAAAAGGCAGGCATCACCGGTGTCAAGTCCTACCCAGCTGGTGTCACCACGGTAAGTAGTAGCCGTCCCTTCCTCTCGTAAAAGCGCTAACATGAGACAAAGAACTCCTCGTCTGGCGTTCTCTCTTATGAACCTTTCTACCCCGTGTTCGCAGAGATGGAAAAACAAAACATGATCCTCAATCTGCATGGCGAAGTCCCTTCGACGCCCGCAAACACCCATGTTTCCCAAACGGGGGATTCGGCCTCCATCACCATCCTCAACGCGGAGCCTGCATTCCTCCCTACTTTCCGGTCCCTGCACGCCAGGTTCCCTAACCTGCGCATCATCCTCGAGCACTGCAGTACGGCGGCCGCCCTCGACGCTGTCCGCGCTTGCGGGCCCAGCGTCAGCGGGACCATCACGGCGCACCACTTGAGTCTGGTTATTGATGACTGGGCTGGCGATCCGTTCTGCTTCTGCAAGCCTGTAGCCAAGACACCCGAGGACCGCGATGCGCTGTTGAAGGCTGTAGTGGGCAGTCAAGGTCGCTTCTTCCTGGGCACGGATTCGGCGCCGCACCCGAGCACGAAGAAGCGGGGCGAGGACAAGGTAGCTGCGGGCGTGTTTACCCAGCCGTATGCGCTGGGCTATGTGCTCGATGCGCTACAGGTGGGTGTTGAGAGGGGTGTCGTCAAGGAGGAAGAGGTCAGCCAGGAGGTGTTGGAGGGTTTCTTTGGTGGATATGGAAGGAAGTTCTACCAGGTCAGGGATGAGAAGAATGAGAGGATCATGCTGAAGAAAGGTGGAGAGAAGATTGTGGATGTATTGAACAAGGATGGTGTCAGCGTCGAGGTGGTCCCGTTCAGGAAGGGTGAGCAGACGTGGAGCGCCGAGTGGAGGTAAACCCGCCAGAAACAAACAAGCACTCGTAGTGAGAGGAATCATTGCATTTACATACATCTAGCAGCTAGGGTTTGGGATAGGCGTGTCATGCGTCTCCTTCTTGACATACTCGTCGAACCAGAGGACAGCCTGCAAAAAGGCCAGCTCTTTTGCGAATCGTGCGCGTTGATGAGACAGATCGCCCTTGACGCCGAAGCCATGCTCCACGTCCGAGTAGAGCGTCATCTGATAGGGCACACTCATCTCCTTGAGTACATCTTCGGTCACCCGCCTCTTCTCCGCAGGAAAGATAAAGTCCGTCTCCGCCGCGGCGACGCTCAGCGGCCCTTTGATTCCCTTTAGCTCGTGCACCTCGACAAAACTTGGGTGCGCAGTATAGCCAGCATCAAGGCCACCCTCCTTGAGCCATCTGCATACGTACTTGCCGCCAAAACAGTATCCTACGCCACCCAAGCGCTTCACGCCAAGCTCGCCGCGCAGGTGCTTGATGACGGTGGCATAGATGGGGTCGACAGCAGCTTCGCGAGGCATCTTAGTGGCTTTCCAGGTAGGGAAGTCAAAGTCAGGCCCGGGGTTGAGTGGGACCGTGTTTCCATTGAAGACGTCAGGAATGATGGTAAAGTAGCCGTTTGCTGCGAACTGGTCTGCGATGCTTTGATGCGTTAGTCAGTGCTTGAGAGGATCGGTAGGGCAAGGATGGCAGCACAGTTGCACGTTTGGAAACTCGAAGCCGAGGACGTCGGTCATGATGAGGATGGCGTTCTGGGTGCTGCGGTTTTCAGGGTAGGTAATGTATGCGCGGACTTGTCCAACGACTCAGCAAATCTCTCCATGTCTGGGAGGGGAAATACGTACTGTCGCCAATGTTTTTGATGTCTCCTTTCGGTGTGCCTTCATGCTTGACGCCGATGACGCAACACTGTTGCATAGGGTGAGAAGTCATGTTGGACAGGAGAGCTAGCCTGGAGATGTCAAAGTGGAAGCGGTTTGTGCGAAGCTCAAGAGTAAGTAGTTCTGAGGTCCACCTCGGAACTTGTTGCCCCACGGCGGGGCATGCATATAAGCTATGACGATGCAATCGATTGCCTTGGTTGCACGCCAGTGATGGTTCGCAGAAACGATCCGTCTCATCACGCTGCGACTTGGGCGACGTTTGAGGAGAAAATGCACAGCATGAGATGACGAAGAGCAAGAAACTGCGATTAGAGTGAGGTAGACGCACTTGTGCCTGCACAGGTAATGGCCAGGGCTGTCAACGATCAAGTAGGTGAGGCCCAGGAAACGATTTAATTTGATTGATTACCTGTTTGACTCTAGCAGTTGCTTATCTAGGATTCACCTCTCACCTTGTTCTTATTAATGGGGGTACGGCTTGACCTGATGATTGGGGAAACTGCCAGATGTATATAGCTCATGGATTACTTGTTGGTCATGTGTCAACGTGCTTGTCTTGTCGTGCCCGGCTACTAGGGCTTCGACTCCTGTAATGTCGCGATGAAGAGGACCGACTATGTGCGTGTCTACGATGGCGATGACGATCTTGATGTCGGCTTGGACTGCATGGTCTGTCTTTGCGAA
The window above is part of the Ascochyta rabiei chromosome 1, complete sequence genome. Proteins encoded here:
- a CDS encoding DNA (cytosine-5-)-methyltransferase codes for the protein MLTATIQLRSAGVGARPEPTSRCKVQVTPSLWDYPRSHAANHSCPEPTTSEKDVLESLKYEWERLEEDKPAPETSGLGRRNVIADLLDFEIYRCPLKDQKRSSELTSLHLFDVKAKNLSFDGYVRLGQVEHYVERIQIQDLSIEGYGSREDPDIVAYIQTRLASIETTHDIWLQLKQPASRYKRFHAPFMWVATLGKHAIDYMDDQKKNTVGLESFKNDFHCWLIQRFGSNKKFTEWFAAFGNVRDFRVALNAYVDFFYNQVVNLSTSKHLISHPVWSHCKCNRTMAIERQPDVVKDTLATPHVFESFKHVYFASKLKPASPSKAVKEMQHLRKQMLGFAEDRTAQTSSEHTVTEFTSDSGARSGSEWLAYVQGIEYLRNGAQRLLVLWLYRPSDTNMCLAKYPIANEVFLSDNCNCGEREILTTDVSRTHSVDWNPKSLNTGKDLIIRQTYITQDSAFVTVTTDHTMCPCRKPKARFMDWRAGDTVYITEYTNGQQRLEPVVIYKIDYNAGEMKARVLLRLARDCLGLALEARRTRVAPNELVLTDKLKVLPITRIKRACRIRFVQRHDVLSHQVPSPYDQRGAGDHWFISMGLHFEDDVWRLNFLEALPAGFHEAREAPLPCKKLRGLSLFSGGGGLDRGLEEGGAVEFQTSVDYDPAAIHTQRANCHDPQNMRLFCGSVDDYLQKLLSAIQSNDVACVGKVDLIAAGSPCPGFSALQQNMLSQQSLTHASHVTTFCTAVDVYRPLYGILENVINMASTRTGFEDQNVLSQLVACMVSMGYQVNQFIMDSWSYGSCQRRSRIVLTIAAPGLQQILQPPHTHSRSYEETVARSLGRLPNGERFGDREYYPTPFPHVSAAELTSDLPNIGNGNVQTCVLFPDHRLSRPTNGKDRALLEFIPRQPPGYGYAEAMQLELVPPLLQMRKKEMGRAYRRIKADGLIPTITTDLNMQDARNGASVHWSQHRPLSIQEVRRTQGYPDHEPIIGSLNEQWRIIGNGVDRKVSFSLGLTLRDTLTKSKCITEPANGLENETELFVDVDQVLKYRLTEAARPSNVNTLQETSVSSSAPVSTDSFSSTCETKPRFNVSTLLDKVNNESSQASLRLTSLQRFIEVKEQVAPTSFRRSSLSALSTSMQSARQYPSIKRQREDWAEKQEEGPKLADKTAGSFKRAKFGRLQRSGT
- a CDS encoding Dihydroorotase; translation: MSFINLTEIELPAAFDAHVHLRDGEMSQLVTPTIRQGGVNQVYVMPNLVPPVTSVQAALEYRDRLRAIEPNVHYLMSLYLHEDITPEVIREAKKAGITGVKSYPAGVTTNSSSGVLSYEPFYPVFAEMEKQNMILNLHGEVPSTPANTHVSQTGDSASITILNAEPAFLPTFRSLHARFPNLRIILEHCSTAAALDAVRACGPSVSGTITAHHLSLVIDDWAGDPFCFCKPVAKTPEDRDALLKAVVGSQGRFFLGTDSAPHPSTKKRGEDKVAAGVFTQPYALGYVLDALQVGVERGVVKEEEVSQEVLEGFFGGYGRKFYQVRDEKNERIMLKKGGEKIVDVLNKDGVSVEVVPFRKGEQTWSAEWR